The window ccatccaggattttgatctcctggatcttcttctcactcagatatgtcgcacagttccgatctcgaggagaatgaagaccagagcagttagtgtcCTTGTACAGGGTTGTGCACTCCTCTGCGctgtgagctactttcccacatgtaccacacacagactgattcgagcaacgagataccatgtgtccgaatctctggcattgatagcatcgcatgggaggcgggatgtacggcctcacatcgcaacgattggttgttaccttgactttatCTGACAACAATGACAATTTGAatgagactatgaacgcacccgtggcaacgtcctcACCGTTGACTTTGAGTGTGATACGCCGGACATGCGTCACACCacagtgcttcatgtcttccatcaattcattgtcagtgttcagaacgagatcacggtggaaaataactccacaaaccagatccaaggttttgtgctcttccactttgacggggaattcgccaaagtggtcgcacttaagcagctgatctgcttggagcgcagtattcgtcttcagaagcaaaccaccactgtgtattttcttaagatcctcaaatacgccgtatacaccttcgatgtgttgACTGAAGAGAATCaatttgaccagcttgaaatcgtgcccattggttctggtagcaaccaggaacctggggaagctggaacccagattaatacgctgcgcttgttcccaaggggtgccccccttagagaatcgaAATTTAAAGACTTGGGTATAGAACTACCCAAGGTGGCAAGCGGAAGTTGTTTTGACGCCATGCCCAAAATCattctccccgaatgccacccactccgatcaggggtctctgtagccgaaccaagcagccaaggcaatacccacctggtcatagccggtaatGCCCAGGGTccaatgttggacgatgcctaatacaggaggactgaggcaatgagcacaaggactcccttcctccaatcacccgcaatagcatgtaccccatagcgtgtacagagcactaaatataggtaaaaataaataaaaataattaataagaatatgtccttctggcattcggctgtgcgggaacctgtgttgtcaggcggatactactgcccgggtacatgacactcccacccaccGCTTCCTGGGTAGTTACTGAcatgggctttcgagcgtagtcgcacacacaggaggtccatctccgagcagcacgcacaggaaaaattttgaaatggtctacaaccgACCCTctgaaaaacaataaaaaataaagaggggaccatggctacatgacccttttagtcgccttgtacgacaggcagggattacctgtggatgtattcagcctctcccatccacagaaggtccaacacattataccacacCGCAATCCATGTTCGCGCctaagtcgccccttttagtcacctcttacgacaggcaggggataccgcgagtgtattctacatgcgcgtcccccacccgcagggggtaacaaacttttgttaacaaacttcttcaacattgtgtccatACCAAAATGCTGTTTTTGAAGTTACAATGAAcatggtcaggaagaagaaaatagagTTGTAGCTTTCATTATTATAGTGACTACAATTAGACAAAAGCTCAGACAaaatgtggcaaagaaaaataatggaaagtcattcagaattaagtttggagagaacacgtatgtcagaacttttaattcatgatgcagcaggcatacaaaattttctgagaatgtcccctgTCCCCACATGACTTTCACTTCTTGTTAACAGCAACTGGGCCTGAAATTTCAAGAAATTATACCAATTATCGGAAAGCTATCTCTATTAATGACAGGATAGGTATAACTTCCAAGATTCCTAGCAGCTGGTGACTCCTGCACTTATGTATTTGTCTACAGTATCAACACAGGCAATTTCAGCCATTGTGCATAAAGTCTGTAAAGTATTTGCATGTTCTAATTGCATCTTTCCGCATGTGTGAAGCCAAATGTTAGCAAAAACatgaaaagttaatgaaaagttttgttcacaaaagttatacatattttgTTTACATTCATGGCTGAAAAGTTTACAAACACACTCTTTTGTTCATTAACAGTAAAAACATGTTAAGAACATTGTTGGTTAACTGTGTTTATCAACAAAGTTGATGAAAATATCTCGGTGTGGACACACCATTAAGATAtgcggttatgtagaccaaaggtatctaggaaatgtcactgtaatatttgtcccaaatggaagataataattgcttttactcaaagtgtaaaatctgctgtaaattaagaaatagtacgaaatattttagttgtagagaataatatggatacatactttactaccttacaactatttttttctgctacgttgcagcacttctgtatgtgttttgtttgtctaacactttcatgtgtgatgtctttgctcactgaagttgattgaattaattaggtgtagttttcttcatgttgctcattcgttttgtgtcctaactcattcattaaatgatatatttattggtccagggatcatgctattttgctgtctgaactgcctgcgctagtcatatggacaaagataatgagaattcacagacatagcactcccattcgtcggtgctagctctggacttcaagaaagaaacaaaagatggcacaagcagcggaatgcaacatacggcagtcctgtctacagcccataagtaggtatacatatttctctagtaacaacggtatttcttaatttaccgcagatttttaactttatttgtgcagaagcaattattatgttccatttgggacaaatattacagtgacatttcgtagatacctttggtctacataaccaagATATGCATAAACAATTCAGTAATATAGGCTAACCATAACAGATAAATATCACATTCAGTGGATTTACCGTACAACTGAAGGTTCAAAGCATGTTTGATTTTAACAGACTGAACTCTCTTGATCAGACTTACCTTGGATGTGCTATCGTCCAACGTTATAACCAGGGAAGAGCTTAAGAAGAGCTTCACCCAGGTTCTTGTTCAAAGGAAACTTGAACTTTTCTCCCAGATTGCATCTGCAGTAAGGACAAGTATACACTTCAGCCTTAAAGGACCTCTTCAAACAAGAACGACAGAAGTTATGGTTGCAGTCAGTTGTTACAGGTTCATACACTAATTCTTGACAGCATATACACATGAAAGTTTCGCTTACAGAGGAAATGAACTTCTGTTTGCCTTCACTAAGATACTTCTCACAAGCATTCCACAGTTTTTCATTGGCCACATCCAGTTTGATCAACTCCTGAAGATCCTCTTCCACTTTGAATGTTTGCAGCTTGAGACGCTTGTTCTTACGAGGGGAAGGACTTGTTTCTTCGAGAActctctttctcttctttctttcactTGTATCTTCATCCTTTTCCTTTTTGGCCATGGCTTCTAAATAACCCTCGGGATAAATAACGGAGAGTCCTAAACTCTTGATGAGTTTTTTCCCTTCTGATGTCCACGGAGCTGGAGAGGGGTCATCTCGACATAATTTATACCGCCAAACAATAAATCCTGACTTGCCCTTCTCAGGATAATATTCCACCACTTTATAGATACCATCATATCTGTTACCTTCCTCTGGAGCATATTTTGAATATTTCCCTAATTTATAATTTCTAACGACCCGAATGGGCTTCCCTGCCTTCCAATTCTCAGCCTTTGCACCATTTGGATTAAGTCGAGCATTGCAGTTCATAGCCAGGGCTTTGTTCATCCGAGTTAACTTCTGGTCGCTACTCTGTTCTGCAGTACGCTTATTTCCAGAGAGATCTCGACCACCTGAACCGGTGTACATGAAGCTTTCACCATCATCAATGTCGTCTTCATAACCTCCACTTAAAACAATGCTATATGCACCATCTGTCTCTCGACCATGAATGCCAGCGACATGAGGTCTATGAACACCAGATTCAGAAACCTGTAAACGAAACTTCCAACACGTTCCAACCTCTACCCCTGGAATGGGTCCGTAATGATTAGGAGGCACAATAGTACATTCCTTGGTTCGTCCAACACAGGCCATACCTTTTCCCCAGTCACGGCTACTGTTGGATAGATTTGATGCCATTTTAGACTTCTTTTTACTCTCTTTCAACTTTTCACCAGCTTTaacaatttcattctcatcatttTTGCACAATGGGCAGTACCAATCTTCATCATTTGGGATAGTTTCCAATGGAGGATCGAGACATCTCAGATGATATGCCATATCACATTCATCGCACATTAACTGCTTATCAGGATCGTCTTTAAGACCACATATATGGCAACCACACTCTTTACACTTCACGCTGGCTCTGTCTTTACAGCGCAAGCAAGATGGTCCTCTCCCTAATGAACTGAAGTTAGTCTGCTCTGCAGAATTGGATTCAGTAACCTCCTCATCTCCCTGACTAGTTCTGTCAGGTTCATCACACAACTCTGTCACTTGTTCAACACTTCTGCCTTTATCATCAGCCAATCGTTTGGGTTTCTCAATTTTGAATATTTCATCACAAAACTCTAATCTAACATACTCTACAGGAATTTTTTCCTTTCCCATATAGATTGTACCCCATATGTTTTTTGCTCCGTTTGTTCTTCTACCTAGGAACTCAATCAAAAAATCATACCAACTCCCTAATTCCGATGGTGTTTCTAAATTATAGTTTACCAAAACAATATCACCAATTTTAAGTTCTTCAAACTTATATTTGTACTTTGATACAGGTCTTACTTCTCCCAATTTACTGAAAACAAGATCGTTTTTCAATTGTACTCCGTATATCAGACCATCATCGAGAGAACTGTCAGATTTTCTAGGACTAGTAATTTCCTCACGCGACTGCTGCATAATGGATACGATTTTTCCTTCCGCCCATGCCCCATTAGCAGAATCAATGGCAGCAACAACATCTCCTACCTTGAAGTATTCACTCTTTCCCGCTACTTCCTTACTGCTGGATGGTATGGTGGAGTCCTTGCCTTGAATATCAAACAACTTTAAGTCAATTTTTATAAGCAGTTGTACAACATCGTTCAAATTAATATTGTAATCGAAGATCTTATAGCCATCCTCCATCTGTTTCCCACGATAAAACAGGCGCTGCTTAGATGGTTCTACAGATAGAGATTCGAATACTTTAGCTTTAAGTTCTTCCACAGTCGTTAATTTTGACACCGTAACAACAGTACTTTGCTTGCCGTCAATAGTTCTAATTTGTATGTACATGTCTGGTAGGTGGAATATATCACTCAACACAAAATTATCGCTCAGAGCCTGTCTCCACTCACGGTGGTCGATCACTTTTTCTGTTGTTGTTGGTTGCAGCTGCCAAATCTTGGCGGGAAGGAAAACACTCGTACCAATACACGGCACGAATCGTGGACATCGTGGAATATCGCTCTGCGTTGCTCAACTTTCAATATTTGTTTATGTCATGTGGTGGTCATGTTGTTTGATTCCATACACGTGGTTAAGTACATCAATATGATGATGTTCACTGTAGTTTATGTTTTATTATAGAATACAATATGGAAGTGTCACTTTATCTCTTCTCAACCGCGTTATTTTTAAACGTGCTGGAAAGATGTGCTCGAGTTTCTTCACGATGAATGTTAAGTAAGGCCGCCTCATAAACTGTTAAAATCTCGGCTATGGCTCAAAACAGCAGAATATTTGTAAGGAATCGAGCTATTGGGTATGTTAGTAATAATGTGCCACTAGTTGCACGATATatcaaaagaagga is drawn from Anabrus simplex isolate iqAnaSimp1 chromosome 1, ASM4041472v1, whole genome shotgun sequence and contains these coding sequences:
- the LOC136857526 gene encoding E3 ubiquitin-protein ligase UHRF1 — protein: MYIQIRTIDGKQSTVVTVSKLTTVEELKAKVFESLSVEPSKQRLFYRGKQMEDGYKIFDYNINLNDVVQLLIKIDLKLFDIQGKDSTIPSSSKEVAGKSEYFKVGDVVAAIDSANGAWAEGKIVSIMQQSREEITSPRKSDSSLDDGLIYGVQLKNDLVFSKLGEVRPVSKYKYKFEELKIGDIVLVNYNLETPSELGSWYDFLIEFLGRRTNGAKNIWGTIYMGKEKIPVEYVRLEFCDEIFKIEKPKRLADDKGRSVEQVTELCDEPDRTSQGDEEVTESNSAEQTNFSSLGRGPSCLRCKDRASVKCKECGCHICGLKDDPDKQLMCDECDMAYHLRCLDPPLETIPNDEDWYCPLCKNDENEIVKAGEKLKESKKKSKMASNLSNSSRDWGKGMACVGRTKECTIVPPNHYGPIPGVEVGTCWKFRLQVSESGVHRPHVAGIHGRETDGAYSIVLSGGYEDDIDDGESFMYTGSGGRDLSGNKRTAEQSSDQKLTRMNKALAMNCNARLNPNGAKAENWKAGKPIRVVRNYKLGKYSKYAPEEGNRYDGIYKVVEYYPEKGKSGFIVWRYKLCRDDPSPAPWTSEGKKLIKSLGLSVIYPEGYLEAMAKKEKDEDTSERKKRKRVLEETSPSPRKNKRLKLQTFKVEEDLQELIKLDVANEKLWNACEKYLSEGKQKFISSVSETFMCICCQELVYEPVTTDCNHNFCRSCLKRSFKAEVYTCPYCRCNLGEKFKFPLNKNLGEALLKLFPGYNVGR